GGCCGCCAATGCGCTCCGTCGTTACTTTGGCAACAAAGTCAAAATGAATTGATGCTCCATGAATAAGATCGAAACCCGGAACGTCCACCTCTACTACGGAGATTTCCACGCCCTGAAGGGTATTGACATCGCCATAGAAGCCAATACGGTGACGGCGCTCATCGGTCCTTCCGGCTGCGGGAAGTCCACGTATCTGCGACTCTTCAACCGAATGAATGACCTCATCGATAATGTCCGGATAGAAGGAGATGTATTGCTCGATGGGCGCGATGTTTACAAGAAGGACATCGGCATGCGGATGGATGAACTGCGTAAGCGGGTCGGTATGGTTTTCCAAAAGCCGAACCCCTTCCCGAAGTCCATCTTTGAAAATGTCGCCTACGGTTTGCGTGTCAACGGTATCGGAAACGAATCATTCATCGAAGAACGCGTGGAAACTTCTCTGCGCCAGGCGGCACTCTGGGAGGAAGTCAAGGACAAGTTGAAAAAATCCGCCTTCGAGCTCTCCGGCGGACAACAGCAGCGACTCTGTATCGCGCGTGCGCTGGCGATCGAACCTTCCGTCTTATTGATGGACGAACCTGCATCCGCGCTCGATCCGATCTCCACAGCCAAGATCGAGGAACTCATCTACGAACTCAAGAGCAAGTACACCATCATCATTGTCACCCACAACATGCAACAGGCCGGTCGTGTTTCGGATAAGACGGCCTTCTTCTATCTTGGGGAACTGATCGAATACGACACCACACCGACCATCTTTACCAATCCCCGGGACAAACGCACCCAGGATTACGTAACCGGCCGATTCGGCTGAGCGCTGTTGGCTCATAGTTGCCGTACGATTATCATTAAAAACTGTATCAACTTCCTTCATCATGACGCACCTGGACGTCGAACTCAAACGACTCAAAGACGAATCCGTCGAACTGTTCGAACTGGTCATTTCCCAGCTCCGAAAAGGCAGGATCGCACTGCTGGATTTCGACAAGGACCTGGCGCGCGAAGTCAATTTCAACGAAAAGCGCGTCAATGCACTGGAGTTGAAAATCGACAAGGACTGCGAGAACATCTTTGCCTTGTTCAACCCCGTTGCGATCGACCTGCGCTTTGTGCTGGCGGTGTTGAAGATCAATTCCAATCTTGAACGGATCGGAGACATCGCCGACGGCATCGCACGCTATGTGATCGAAGCCGATGCACCGTTTCACGGCGACTTACTGAAAGTGACCCGTCTGGACGAGATGTATACCCTCGCCATTGAAATGCTGGAGGATGTACGGAAATGCTTCAATGAAGAAGACACCCGGCTGGCCCGAGGTGTTTTCAAAAAGGACGATGTGCTGGACGATATCAACGGGAGCGCCAACCGTGTCGTGGAAGCCCTGATCCGCAAGGAAGCGGAACACATTGCTCCCGCCCTTCACATCATCTCCACCATCCGCAAGCTCGAACGTACGGGGGACCAGGTCAAGAACATTGCTGAGGAGATCATCTTCTACCTCGAAGCCAAGGTGCTGAAACACGGCAGCGGTAAGGTAATCGAAGACTGAGGCCCAAACCTGCTCATCGTACGAGGCTGCGCAGAATCCGCTTCACGAGTCCGGGCCCTTCGTAGATGAAGCCAGTGTACAGTTGCACCAGATCGGCTCCTGCGTCCAGCTTTT
This genomic stretch from Bacteroidota bacterium harbors:
- the phoU gene encoding phosphate signaling complex protein PhoU, with translation MMTHLDVELKRLKDESVELFELVISQLRKGRIALLDFDKDLAREVNFNEKRVNALELKIDKDCENIFALFNPVAIDLRFVLAVLKINSNLERIGDIADGIARYVIEADAPFHGDLLKVTRLDEMYTLAIEMLEDVRKCFNEEDTRLARGVFKKDDVLDDINGSANRVVEALIRKEAEHIAPALHIISTIRKLERTGDQVKNIAEEIIFYLEAKVLKHGSGKVIED
- a CDS encoding phosphate ABC transporter ATP-binding protein, with the translated sequence MNKIETRNVHLYYGDFHALKGIDIAIEANTVTALIGPSGCGKSTYLRLFNRMNDLIDNVRIEGDVLLDGRDVYKKDIGMRMDELRKRVGMVFQKPNPFPKSIFENVAYGLRVNGIGNESFIEERVETSLRQAALWEEVKDKLKKSAFELSGGQQQRLCIARALAIEPSVLLMDEPASALDPISTAKIEELIYELKSKYTIIIVTHNMQQAGRVSDKTAFFYLGELIEYDTTPTIFTNPRDKRTQDYVTGRFG